One segment of Streptomyces sp. NBC_00102 DNA contains the following:
- a CDS encoding ABC transporter permease, with protein sequence MTATLIPAPLASEAGAPGARPVSVARCYRFEAVKLLSQWRIRLVILACWVAPALFVAAVSQQSSLPVDTLFGRWMHATGWAGPLVVLGFAGIWALPLLTSLVAGDVFASEDRLGTWRHLLVAVRSPRRIFAAKALASLTVILILVAGLVVSSVAGGLLAVGNQPLAGLDGHLLTPGDAAARVLLAWVCVLAPTLALAAVGLLGSVTLGRSPMGLLLPALVALAMQLAQMMPLPVAVRLALPGYAFIAWNGLFTGPAQLGPLLVGMAVSLVWAVVATALAYLHFLRRDFTNPTDDGSSRRAFTAGVLPLAGLLAVTVGVVAVATPAGGSGIEQDKVQRSVATSFAHLYRLQTQELHRPDVTEARLRATAACTKGAVGDGAQGAGNDWRCVVSWHLPDVEATGTAVYQLDVTPDGRYMADGDGPKEVNGYFLVRSPNGDTPNPLWQFDGNVELLGTTKG encoded by the coding sequence ATGACCGCGACCCTCATCCCCGCGCCCCTCGCCTCCGAGGCCGGCGCTCCCGGCGCCCGCCCCGTCTCGGTGGCACGCTGCTACCGCTTCGAAGCGGTCAAGCTCCTCTCCCAGTGGCGTATCCGCCTGGTGATCCTCGCCTGCTGGGTCGCACCGGCTCTCTTCGTCGCCGCGGTGAGTCAGCAGAGCTCGCTGCCCGTCGACACCCTGTTCGGCCGCTGGATGCACGCCACCGGGTGGGCCGGGCCGCTGGTGGTGCTCGGCTTCGCCGGTATCTGGGCCCTCCCGCTGCTGACCTCGCTCGTCGCGGGGGACGTGTTCGCGTCGGAGGACCGGCTGGGCACCTGGCGCCACCTGCTGGTGGCGGTCCGGTCGCCCCGGCGGATCTTCGCGGCGAAGGCGCTGGCCAGCCTGACCGTCATCCTGATCCTGGTGGCCGGACTGGTCGTCTCCAGCGTGGCGGGTGGGCTCCTGGCCGTCGGTAACCAGCCCTTGGCCGGTCTCGACGGTCACCTGCTGACGCCGGGGGACGCCGCGGCCAGAGTGCTGCTCGCCTGGGTCTGTGTCCTCGCGCCGACGCTGGCTCTCGCCGCCGTCGGGCTGCTGGGCTCCGTCACCTTGGGGCGCTCACCGATGGGCCTGCTGCTGCCCGCGCTCGTCGCACTCGCCATGCAGCTCGCCCAGATGATGCCGCTTCCCGTCGCCGTGCGCCTGGCGCTGCCCGGGTACGCCTTCATCGCCTGGAACGGCCTGTTCACCGGACCGGCACAGCTCGGTCCGCTGCTCGTCGGGATGGCGGTCAGCCTCGTCTGGGCGGTGGTGGCGACCGCTCTGGCTTACCTGCATTTCCTGCGGCGCGACTTCACCAACCCGACGGACGACGGCTCGTCCCGCCGAGCCTTCACCGCCGGGGTCCTGCCGCTCGCCGGACTGCTCGCGGTGACGGTCGGGGTCGTCGCCGTGGCGACCCCGGCCGGCGGTTCCGGGATCGAGCAGGACAAGGTGCAGCGCTCGGTGGCCACCTCGTTCGCCCACCTGTACCGGCTGCAGACGCAGGAACTCCACCGTCCCGACGTCACGGAGGCGCGGTTGAGGGCGACGGCGGCGTGCACCAAGGGTGCCGTCGGGGACGGCGCTCAGGGCGCGGGCAACGACTGGCGTTGCGTCGTCTCCTGGCACCTCCCGGACGTAGAGGCCACCGGGACGGCCGTCTACCAGCTCGACGTCACTCCGGACGGGCGGTACATGGCCGACGGCGACGGGCCCAAGGAAGTGAACGGCTACTTCCTGGTGCGGTCCCCGAACGGGGACACCCCGAACCCCCTCTGGCAGTTCGACGGCAATGTCGAACTGCTCGGAACGACGAAGGGATAG
- a CDS encoding family 2 encapsulin nanocompartment cargo protein terpene cyclase: MPAPELPPPRSSLPEAAAHFGAHVLASAAAGDHDAPAATGGAPGAISLPVSPVVPAVPAAADAPGASPPEPVAVSERDAVLERLLRGPNGLGTAGLRLFLREEPPVPAVVSLPTTPLPPVPLPVSAAAAVAVAVAGAVDTAEGTPVPGLYYHPVPEPDPERVEEVSRRIKAWAVDEVSLFPDDWEKEFDGFSVGRYMVACHPDAPTVDHLMLATRLMVAENAVDDCYCEDHGGSPDGLGERLLLAHTALDPLYTTAEYQPSWAASLQADAPRRAYHSAMEYFVRAASASQADRLRHDMARLHLGYLAEAAWAQLDHVPEVWEYLAMRQFNNFRPCPTITDTVGGYELPADLHAQAAMQKVIALAGNATTIVNDLYSYTKELDSPGHHLNLPVVIAEREGLSERDAYLKSVEVHNDLMHDFESEAAALTEACPSPHVQRFLRGVAAWVDGNHYWHRTNTFRYRLPDFW, translated from the coding sequence ATGCCAGCGCCCGAGCTGCCTCCGCCCCGGTCGAGCCTGCCGGAGGCCGCCGCCCACTTCGGGGCGCACGTGCTCGCCTCCGCCGCAGCCGGCGACCACGATGCCCCGGCCGCCACCGGGGGTGCACCCGGCGCGATCTCCCTACCAGTATCACCTGTTGTTCCGGCTGTACCCGCTGCAGCCGATGCACCCGGTGCCTCGCCGCCCGAGCCGGTCGCGGTCTCCGAGCGGGACGCCGTTCTGGAGCGCCTTCTGCGCGGTCCCAACGGCCTGGGCACCGCGGGCCTCCGCCTGTTCCTGCGGGAGGAGCCGCCGGTACCGGCGGTTGTTTCACTGCCGACGACTCCGCTTCCACCGGTGCCGCTGCCGGTGTCGGCGGCGGCGGCGGTGGCGGTGGCGGTGGCGGGGGCGGTGGACACGGCGGAGGGTACGCCCGTACCGGGCCTCTACTACCACCCGGTGCCCGAGCCTGATCCGGAGCGGGTCGAGGAGGTCAGCAGGCGGATCAAGGCCTGGGCCGTGGACGAGGTCAGCCTCTTCCCCGACGACTGGGAGAAGGAGTTCGACGGCTTCTCCGTCGGCCGCTACATGGTGGCCTGCCATCCGGACGCACCCACCGTCGACCACCTCATGCTCGCCACCCGGCTGATGGTGGCCGAGAACGCGGTGGACGACTGCTATTGCGAGGACCACGGGGGATCGCCCGACGGCCTCGGGGAGCGTCTTCTGCTGGCGCACACCGCCCTCGATCCCCTGTACACGACCGCCGAGTACCAGCCTTCGTGGGCCGCCTCGCTCCAGGCCGACGCGCCCCGGCGGGCGTACCACTCCGCCATGGAGTACTTCGTCCGGGCGGCCAGCGCCTCCCAGGCGGACCGGCTCCGGCACGACATGGCGCGGCTGCACCTGGGGTACCTCGCCGAGGCGGCCTGGGCGCAGCTGGACCACGTACCGGAGGTGTGGGAGTACCTGGCGATGCGCCAGTTCAACAACTTCCGCCCCTGCCCGACCATCACCGACACCGTCGGCGGCTACGAACTGCCGGCGGACCTGCACGCACAAGCCGCCATGCAGAAGGTCATCGCCCTCGCCGGGAACGCGACGACCATCGTGAACGACCTGTACTCCTACACCAAGGAACTCGACTCCCCCGGCCACCACTTGAACCTGCCGGTGGTGATCGCCGAACGCGAGGGCCTCTCGGAACGGGACGCCTACCTGAAGTCCGTCGAGGTCCACAACGACCTCATGCACGACTTCGAGTCGGAGGCCGCCGCCCTGACCGAGGCGTGTCCCTCCCCCCATGTGCAGCGCTTCCTGCGGGGCGTGGCCGCATGGGTCGACGGCAACCACTACTGGCACCGGACCAACACCTTCCGCTACCGACTGCCCGATTTCTGGTAA
- a CDS encoding family 2B encapsulin nanocompartment shell protein: MTVESSPDEQLALPKQSSLSTAAARNLAHTAKSAPQMQEITSRWLLRMLPWVETQGGAYRVNRRLSYTVGDGTIEFVQEGADVRVIPRELGELALLRGFDDVEVLTALADRCVQRDFRAGETLVERGAPADRIHLVAHGRISQTSVGTYGDEVALDVLADGDRFGENALLDEDARWEQTATAETSGTLLTLSRADFAAVLSNAPELRSHVEEFSSLSGRQQNHRGEAEIAMSAGHVGEQELPGAFVDYELKPREYELSVAQTILKVHTRVADLYNGPMNQTKEQLRLTIEALRERQEHELINNREFGLLHNADFKQRLQPHSGPPTPDDLDELLCRRRGSKFFLAHPRTIAAIGRGFNARGIYPDHVDLGGQQVPAWRGVPILPCNKIPVTPEKTSSILCMRTGEANQGVVGLHQTGLPDEYEPGLSVRFMGLDEKAITSYLVSTYYSAAILVPDAVGVLENVQIAHWPR; this comes from the coding sequence ATGACTGTTGAGTCGAGCCCGGACGAGCAGCTGGCGCTGCCCAAGCAGTCCAGCCTGAGCACGGCGGCTGCCCGCAACCTCGCCCATACGGCCAAGTCCGCCCCGCAGATGCAGGAGATCACCTCCCGCTGGCTGCTGCGCATGCTGCCCTGGGTGGAGACCCAGGGTGGCGCGTACCGGGTGAACCGTCGTCTGTCCTACACCGTCGGCGACGGGACCATCGAGTTCGTCCAGGAGGGCGCCGACGTCCGGGTGATCCCACGCGAACTCGGTGAACTGGCACTGCTGCGCGGCTTCGACGACGTCGAGGTGCTGACCGCGCTCGCCGACCGGTGCGTGCAGCGCGACTTCCGTGCCGGCGAGACGCTGGTCGAGCGCGGAGCGCCGGCGGACCGGATCCATCTGGTGGCCCACGGCCGCATCAGCCAGACCAGCGTGGGTACGTACGGCGACGAGGTCGCTCTGGACGTGCTCGCCGACGGCGACCGGTTCGGGGAGAACGCTCTGCTGGACGAGGACGCCCGGTGGGAGCAGACCGCGACCGCCGAGACCTCGGGCACACTGCTGACCCTGTCGCGCGCCGACTTCGCGGCCGTACTCTCCAATGCTCCCGAACTCCGTTCCCACGTGGAGGAGTTCTCGTCGCTCTCCGGCCGGCAGCAGAACCATCGCGGCGAGGCGGAGATCGCGATGTCCGCCGGTCACGTCGGTGAGCAGGAACTGCCCGGCGCCTTCGTGGACTACGAGTTGAAGCCTCGCGAGTACGAACTCTCCGTCGCACAGACCATTCTGAAGGTCCACACGAGGGTCGCCGACCTCTACAACGGACCGATGAACCAGACCAAGGAGCAGCTCAGGCTCACCATCGAGGCGTTGAGGGAGCGCCAGGAGCACGAGCTCATCAACAACCGGGAGTTCGGCCTGCTCCACAACGCCGACTTCAAGCAGCGCCTGCAGCCGCACTCGGGCCCGCCCACCCCCGACGACCTGGACGAACTGCTCTGCCGGCGCCGGGGTTCCAAGTTCTTCCTGGCGCACCCCCGGACGATCGCGGCGATCGGACGCGGGTTCAACGCGCGCGGGATCTATCCGGACCACGTCGACCTCGGCGGTCAGCAGGTGCCGGCCTGGCGCGGGGTCCCGATCCTCCCCTGCAACAAGATTCCGGTCACACCGGAGAAGACCAGCTCGATCCTCTGCATGCGTACCGGCGAGGCGAACCAGGGCGTCGTCGGTCTGCACCAGACCGGTCTGCCGGACGAGTACGAACCGGGCCTGTCGGTCCGCTTCATGGGCCTCGACGAGAAGGCGATCACGTCCTACCTCGTGAGCACCTACTACTCCGCCGCCATCCTCGTGCCGGACGCGGTCGGCGTGCTGGAGAACGTACAGATCGCCCACTGGCCCAGGTAG
- a CDS encoding geranyl diphosphate 2-C-methyltransferase, with translation MTHTELTATPSSLRIPRPASAGPASPYQGDIARYWDGEARPVNLRLGDVDGLYHHHYGIGDVDHAALGGPEDSESEKKLIAELHRLESAQAEYLLGHLGDIGRDDTLVDAGCGRGGSMVMAHQRFGCTVEGVTLSAKQAEFANGRAAELGIQDHVRSRVCNMLATPFETGSVAGSWNNESSMYVDLEDLFAEHSRFLKVGGRYVTITGCWNPRYGQPSKWVSQINAHFECNIHSRREYLRAMADNRLVPTAVVDLTPDTLPYWELRATSSLVTGIEDAFINSYKDGSFQYLLIAADRV, from the coding sequence GTGACGCACACCGAACTCACGGCCACCCCCTCCTCGCTGCGCATCCCGCGCCCGGCGTCGGCCGGCCCGGCGTCCCCCTACCAGGGGGACATCGCCCGCTACTGGGACGGGGAGGCCAGGCCCGTGAACCTGCGCCTCGGCGATGTCGACGGCCTGTACCACCACCACTACGGCATCGGCGACGTGGACCACGCGGCACTCGGCGGCCCCGAGGACAGCGAGAGCGAGAAGAAGCTGATCGCCGAACTCCACCGGCTGGAGTCGGCCCAGGCCGAGTACCTGCTGGGGCACCTCGGAGACATCGGGCGGGACGACACCCTGGTGGACGCGGGCTGCGGCCGGGGCGGCTCGATGGTGATGGCGCACCAGCGCTTCGGCTGTACGGTCGAGGGTGTCACGCTCTCCGCCAAGCAGGCCGAATTCGCCAACGGCCGTGCCGCGGAGCTGGGCATCCAGGACCACGTCCGCTCCCGCGTCTGCAACATGCTCGCCACCCCCTTCGAGACCGGTTCGGTCGCGGGCTCCTGGAACAACGAGTCGAGCATGTACGTCGACCTCGAGGACCTCTTCGCCGAGCACTCACGGTTCCTGAAGGTCGGCGGTCGCTACGTGACCATCACCGGCTGCTGGAACCCGCGGTACGGCCAGCCCTCGAAGTGGGTCTCGCAGATCAACGCGCACTTCGAGTGCAACATCCACTCGCGCCGGGAGTACCTGCGCGCCATGGCCGACAACCGTCTCGTGCCCACGGCCGTCGTCGACCTCACCCCCGACACGCTGCCCTACTGGGAGCTGCGGGCCACGTCCTCGCTGGTCACGGGGATCGAGGACGCGTTCATCAACTCGTACAAGGACGGGTCCTTCCAGTACCTGTTGATCGCGGCGGACCGCGTCTGA
- a CDS encoding bifunctional YncE family protein/alkaline phosphatase family protein: MQVTRRRVEKGRSGLLGKRVGRIPLTAGITVLAVAVAGTAYATTRQFGTEQVGQTTHRGQVISSDQYLAPYGDRLVLESGKIMSSSVSPDGTHLAASVTDGGAALSIVDLKSWKVQQLVGNAASSTPRIDSTAVGQEGPTYSPDGKQLWLGQTDGYTRFDVNPDGTVTNPTSVPIAADGAKHALVGEAVFAADGSTVYSAVNGQNRVVAIDATTGAVEQSWAVGNAPRDLVEAAGKLYVSNEGGRTARAGETTINSYGTQVPADPATGATTTGTVSVIDLRKPAAAVRSIEVGLHPTALFAKGGAVFVTNTATNDVSVIKTSDDKVVQTIATRPWPEASVGYEPDAVTLTGDGHLLVTLGRANAVAVYRYTSPQEPVSYVGLLPTDYFPSEIATVGHEVVVSHTRGIDARRTTTAAGHATHDTTSSLTRFTLPSDRTIKSETAKVFQQNGWTEGAVEVAKNKSKAKPVPVPTRLGDPSTIKHVFMIVKENRTYDQVFGDIPEGNGDPSLTQFGENVTPNQHALASEFGLYDNTYDIGTNSAEGHNWLMQADNPEYTESSAGEYLRSYDTEDDALGHQRTGFLWTGAQAAGKSVRDFGEFQQFLTKPADASWQNLYCDSRNMEATGQDTAYSMVSSSPIPSLNDVSVHGFPKFDTSVPDVYRYGIWKQDFEKNGPANLNMFWLSSDHTGGPANAAAQVADNDLAVGRIVDEISHSKYWKDSAIFVVEDDSQAGLDHVDGHRAPIQIISPYAQRSTVDSHYYSQITVVRTIEQILGIHPMNQKDSAATPMTGAFTAKPDFRPFDALANRTSLTDGLKTAPSCGLDTPAPQDPAAAAVPVAKVPADMEPLASQWDTWKSKQHLTGPNAVPDYANPAQMNHFTWYQTHNWKQPYPGEKKIFAPENVPGAYIPSAESDG, encoded by the coding sequence ATGCAGGTAACACGCAGGCGCGTCGAGAAGGGCCGTTCCGGCCTGCTCGGCAAACGCGTCGGCCGGATACCCCTGACGGCGGGCATCACCGTCCTCGCGGTCGCCGTCGCCGGCACCGCGTACGCGACGACGCGGCAGTTCGGCACCGAGCAGGTGGGCCAGACCACCCATCGGGGCCAGGTCATCTCCAGCGACCAGTACCTCGCCCCGTACGGAGACCGCCTCGTCCTCGAGAGCGGCAAGATCATGTCGTCCTCGGTGAGCCCGGACGGCACGCACCTCGCGGCCTCGGTCACCGACGGCGGGGCGGCGCTGTCGATCGTGGACCTGAAGAGCTGGAAGGTCCAGCAGCTCGTCGGAAACGCCGCGTCCTCCACTCCGCGCATCGACAGCACCGCCGTGGGCCAGGAGGGCCCGACGTACTCACCCGACGGCAAGCAACTGTGGCTGGGCCAGACCGACGGCTACACACGCTTCGACGTGAACCCCGACGGCACCGTCACCAACCCGACGTCGGTCCCGATCGCGGCGGACGGCGCCAAGCACGCGCTGGTGGGCGAAGCGGTGTTCGCGGCCGACGGCTCCACCGTGTACTCCGCGGTCAACGGGCAGAACAGGGTGGTCGCCATCGACGCGACGACCGGGGCCGTCGAGCAGAGCTGGGCGGTGGGCAACGCACCGCGCGACCTGGTCGAGGCCGCCGGCAAGCTCTACGTCAGCAACGAGGGCGGGCGCACCGCCAGGGCCGGCGAGACCACGATCAACTCGTACGGCACCCAGGTACCGGCCGACCCGGCCACCGGTGCCACCACCACCGGCACGGTCAGCGTCATCGACCTGCGCAAGCCGGCGGCCGCCGTCCGGAGCATCGAGGTCGGGCTGCACCCGACCGCGCTGTTCGCGAAGGGCGGGGCGGTGTTCGTCACCAACACCGCCACCAACGACGTGTCGGTCATCAAAACCTCCGACGACAAGGTCGTCCAGACCATCGCCACCCGTCCGTGGCCCGAGGCATCGGTGGGGTACGAGCCCGACGCGGTGACACTCACCGGCGACGGGCACCTGTTGGTGACGCTCGGCCGGGCCAACGCGGTGGCCGTCTACCGCTACACGAGCCCGCAGGAGCCGGTGAGTTATGTCGGCCTGCTCCCGACGGACTACTTCCCGTCGGAGATAGCCACCGTCGGCCACGAGGTGGTCGTCTCCCACACCCGCGGGATCGACGCCCGCCGCACCACCACCGCCGCCGGGCACGCCACCCACGACACGACGTCGAGCCTGACGCGGTTCACGCTGCCCAGCGACAGGACCATCAAGTCCGAGACGGCCAAGGTCTTCCAGCAGAACGGCTGGACCGAGGGCGCGGTCGAGGTGGCCAAGAACAAGAGCAAGGCGAAGCCGGTGCCGGTGCCCACGCGGCTCGGCGATCCCTCGACGATCAAGCACGTCTTCATGATCGTCAAGGAGAACCGGACCTACGACCAGGTGTTCGGCGACATCCCCGAGGGCAACGGCGACCCGTCGCTGACGCAGTTCGGTGAGAACGTGACACCGAACCAGCACGCGCTGGCCTCGGAGTTCGGCCTGTACGACAACACCTACGACATCGGCACGAACTCCGCCGAGGGCCACAACTGGCTGATGCAGGCCGACAACCCCGAGTACACGGAGTCCTCGGCCGGCGAGTACCTGCGCAGTTACGACACCGAGGACGACGCCCTCGGCCACCAGCGGACGGGCTTCCTCTGGACCGGCGCCCAGGCGGCCGGCAAGTCCGTACGGGACTTCGGCGAGTTCCAGCAGTTCCTCACCAAGCCGGCCGACGCCAGCTGGCAGAACCTGTACTGCGACAGCAGGAACATGGAGGCGACCGGTCAGGACACCGCCTACTCCATGGTCTCGTCCTCGCCGATCCCGTCACTGAACGACGTGTCGGTCCACGGCTTCCCGAAGTTCGACACCAGCGTCCCGGACGTCTACCGCTACGGGATCTGGAAGCAGGACTTCGAGAAGAACGGCCCGGCGAACCTGAACATGTTCTGGCTCTCCAGCGACCACACCGGCGGCCCGGCGAACGCGGCCGCACAGGTCGCCGACAACGACCTCGCGGTCGGCAGGATCGTCGACGAGATCTCGCACAGCAAGTACTGGAAGGACTCGGCGATCTTCGTCGTCGAGGACGACTCCCAGGCGGGCCTCGACCACGTCGACGGCCACCGCGCCCCCATCCAGATCATCAGCCCCTACGCCCAGCGCTCCACCGTCGACAGCCACTACTACTCGCAGATCACGGTCGTCCGCACCATCGAGCAGATCCTCGGGATCCACCCGATGAACCAGAAGGACAGCGCCGCCACCCCGATGACCGGCGCGTTCACCGCGAAGCCGGACTTCCGGCCGTTCGACGCGCTCGCCAACCGGACCTCGCTGACCGACGGACTGAAGACCGCGCCCTCCTGCGGCCTCGACACACCGGCGCCCCAGGACCCCGCCGCGGCGGCCGTACCGGTCGCGAAGGTGCCCGCGGACATGGAACCGCTCGCGTCGCAGTGGGACACCTGGAAGTCCAAGCAGCACCTGACCGGCCCCAACGCCGTGCCCGACTACGCCAACCCCGCGCAGATGAACCACTTCACCTGGTACCAGACGCACAACTGGAAGCAGCCGTACCCGGGCGAGAAGAAGATCTTCGCCCCCGAGAACGTGCCCGGTGCCTACATTCCCTCGGCAGAGTCCGACGGGTGA